A stretch of Saccharothrix texasensis DNA encodes these proteins:
- a CDS encoding FkbO/Hyg5 family chorismatase, translating into MRGNVIVTPPCTFRTAEDFAVLAGDTVLGAVRHSTAGGPPRWEHGLPVLPLHMVRPGGPEVVEVWHTEGGVIRTGEHKGLLYAHDGEVLFCAGWIGPSADCEEATRQAYVAAFEVVEDLGYPNVYRMWNMLDGITGPSARGTEVYRDFCVGRGRAFDRFGHPMPASTGIGSLGDGVAFYFLAHRSHAAVHLENPLQVPAHEYPEQYGPRPPSFARATYLKPERGRGSLYVSGTASILDHATVAPGDVARQVQVTLANIAALIGADNLTGHGIDGGYRLEDLRAIKVYVKRPEDVPIVTRLCRDEFSRRADIAVFTVDVCRPDLLVEIEGMTP; encoded by the coding sequence TTGCGTGGCAATGTCATCGTGACGCCGCCGTGCACGTTCCGGACGGCGGAGGACTTCGCCGTCCTGGCGGGCGACACCGTGTTGGGCGCCGTCCGCCACTCGACCGCGGGCGGTCCGCCGCGGTGGGAGCACGGCCTGCCGGTCCTCCCGCTGCACATGGTGCGGCCGGGTGGGCCCGAGGTCGTGGAGGTCTGGCACACCGAGGGCGGCGTGATCCGGACCGGCGAGCACAAGGGGCTGCTCTACGCGCACGACGGCGAGGTGCTGTTCTGCGCCGGGTGGATCGGGCCGTCGGCGGACTGCGAGGAGGCGACGCGCCAGGCGTACGTCGCCGCCTTCGAAGTCGTCGAGGACCTGGGCTACCCGAACGTGTACCGCATGTGGAACATGCTTGACGGCATCACCGGGCCCAGCGCGCGCGGGACCGAGGTGTACCGGGACTTCTGCGTCGGCCGGGGCAGGGCGTTCGACCGGTTCGGGCACCCCATGCCCGCGTCGACCGGCATCGGCTCGCTGGGCGACGGCGTCGCGTTCTACTTCCTGGCGCACCGGTCGCACGCGGCCGTGCACCTGGAGAACCCGTTGCAGGTGCCCGCGCACGAGTACCCCGAGCAGTACGGGCCGAGGCCGCCGAGCTTCGCGCGGGCCACGTACCTGAAGCCGGAGCGCGGTCGGGGCTCGCTGTACGTGTCCGGCACCGCGAGCATCCTCGACCACGCCACCGTGGCGCCCGGCGACGTGGCGCGCCAGGTCCAAGTGACGCTGGCCAACATCGCCGCCCTCATCGGCGCGGACAACCTCACCGGGCACGGGATCGACGGCGGCTACCGCCTCGAGGACCTGCGCGCGATCAAGGTCTACGTCAAGCGCCCCGAGGACGTGCCGATCGTGACGCGGCTGTGCCGCGACGAGTTCTCCCGGCGCGCCGACATCGCGGTGTTCACCGTCGACGTCTGCCGCCCGGACCTGCTGGTGGAGATCGAAGGGATGACACCGTGA
- a CDS encoding glycosyl hydrolase family 18 protein has translation MQSPAPSRRTTRWGAAGLALATVAAGLAVAVATAPAAQATVLPNGFKSVGYLPSWAGSVNAVQYTKLTHINYAFALPNANGTLQAIPDPGKLSSLVTLAHNNGVRVSLAIGGWNDGNDSAFEALAANASSRTTFVNAVVGAVNQYNLDGVDIDWEYPDPGASANNFTALMGQLSTAMHSRGKLLTAAVVSGGGTAEGVQTAVFGQVDWLNIMAYDGGSPHANYDWSIGTVNYWKSRGLPAAKAVLGVPFYSRPNYYTYAQLVAMDPANANRDCVTVSGVQQCYNGVPTIKRKTQWATANAGGVMNWELSQDTTGSTSLLSAIYDTVMGGTTPPGRTGPITGIAGKCVDVASASSANGTAIQLWTCNGTTAQSWTVSGDGSLRALGKCLDVAGAATANGTVVQLWDCNGTGAQKWQAASDGTLRNPASGRCLDATGPSSADGTRLQIWDCFAASNQVWRLPA, from the coding sequence ATGCAGTCCCCTGCACCATCACGGCGCACCACCCGGTGGGGCGCCGCGGGCCTCGCCCTCGCCACGGTCGCGGCCGGCCTCGCGGTGGCCGTCGCCACCGCGCCCGCGGCCCAGGCCACCGTCCTGCCCAACGGCTTCAAGAGCGTCGGCTACCTGCCGTCGTGGGCCGGCAGCGTCAACGCCGTCCAGTACACCAAGCTCACCCACATCAACTACGCGTTCGCCCTGCCCAACGCCAACGGCACCCTCCAGGCCATCCCCGACCCGGGCAAGCTCTCGTCCCTGGTCACCCTGGCGCACAACAACGGCGTGCGCGTCTCCCTCGCCATCGGCGGCTGGAACGACGGCAACGACTCGGCGTTCGAAGCCCTGGCCGCCAACGCCTCCAGCCGCACCACGTTCGTCAACGCCGTCGTCGGCGCGGTCAACCAGTACAACCTCGACGGCGTCGACATCGACTGGGAGTACCCCGACCCCGGCGCGTCGGCCAACAACTTCACCGCCCTCATGGGACAGCTCAGCACCGCCATGCACAGCCGGGGCAAGCTCCTCACCGCCGCGGTCGTGTCCGGCGGCGGCACCGCGGAAGGCGTCCAGACCGCCGTGTTCGGCCAGGTCGACTGGCTCAACATCATGGCCTACGACGGCGGCAGCCCGCACGCCAACTACGACTGGTCCATCGGCACGGTCAACTACTGGAAGTCACGCGGCCTGCCCGCCGCCAAGGCCGTGCTCGGCGTGCCGTTCTACAGCCGGCCGAACTACTACACCTACGCGCAGCTGGTCGCCATGGACCCGGCCAACGCCAACCGCGACTGCGTCACCGTCAGCGGCGTGCAGCAGTGCTACAACGGCGTGCCCACGATCAAGCGCAAGACCCAGTGGGCCACGGCCAACGCGGGCGGCGTGATGAACTGGGAGCTGTCGCAGGACACCACCGGCAGCACCTCCCTGCTCAGCGCCATCTACGACACCGTCATGGGCGGCACCACCCCGCCCGGCCGCACCGGTCCCATCACCGGCATCGCCGGCAAGTGCGTCGACGTGGCCAGTGCGTCCTCCGCCAACGGCACCGCGATCCAGCTCTGGACGTGCAACGGCACGACCGCGCAGAGCTGGACCGTCTCCGGTGACGGTTCGCTGCGCGCCCTGGGCAAGTGCCTGGACGTGGCGGGCGCCGCCACCGCCAACGGCACCGTCGTCCAGCTCTGGGACTGCAACGGCACGGGCGCGCAGAAGTGGCAGGCCGCCTCCGACGGCACGCTGCGCAACCCGGCCTCGGGCCGCTGCCTCGACGCCACCGGCCCCAGCTCGGCCGACGGCACCCGACTCCAGATCTGGGACTGCTTCGCGGCCTCCAACCAGGTCTGGCGGCTCCCCGCCTGA
- a CDS encoding cellulose binding domain-containing protein, with product MGKRLVAVGVVLAFLVGVPAGPAGAVGAELSAAFSRSSVWSTGYGGQVVVANAGDVESSGWVVEFDLPPGSSVANAWSSALTRDGQHYRFANAGFNGRVSPGGTVSFGFTVSGLGLPTGCTVAGVPCEGGGPVPDTSAPTAPAGPRVTGVTATSVSLAWGASSDDVGVADYQVLRGSTAVASAASTAVTVGGLLPSTAYAFTVRARDAAGNVSGASAEVAVTTGAGGSAVDVATAAQLQAALAAAVPGQAIRMAAGVYRGAFVITRPGTAAAPVTLTGPADAVLVNDGPSGSAPSCPTPTPGWDPGYGLWLHDAPHWNLVGFTVRESKKGIVVDNSHHTVIDHVQVHHVDEEAVHFRRSSADGVLRDSAISHTGLAQPGYGEAVYLGSANSNWACHGNSGGVDRSDRVQVLVNRIGPGVAAEHVDVKEGTFDGVIRGNTFDGTGISGQNSADSWVDVKGVGYTIEGNTGTFAAPGAFANGYETHNPATTPSFPNGCGTVWRDNRSDLGGVGQYAIRITSTSKCAGTPNVVHASNTATGAVNGLTNIPVTP from the coding sequence ATGGGTAAGCGCCTGGTGGCGGTGGGCGTCGTGCTCGCCTTCCTGGTGGGAGTGCCGGCCGGTCCGGCGGGGGCGGTCGGTGCGGAGCTGTCGGCCGCGTTCAGCCGGTCGTCGGTGTGGAGCACGGGGTACGGCGGGCAGGTCGTGGTGGCCAACGCCGGCGACGTGGAGAGCAGCGGCTGGGTGGTGGAGTTCGACCTGCCGCCGGGGTCGTCGGTGGCCAACGCGTGGAGTTCCGCGCTCACCCGCGACGGGCAGCACTACCGGTTCGCGAACGCGGGGTTCAACGGCCGCGTCAGCCCCGGCGGCACGGTGAGCTTCGGGTTCACCGTCTCCGGCCTCGGGCTGCCGACCGGCTGCACGGTGGCCGGCGTGCCGTGCGAGGGCGGCGGTCCGGTTCCCGACACGTCGGCCCCCACCGCGCCCGCGGGTCCGCGGGTGACGGGCGTGACGGCGACCTCGGTGTCGTTGGCGTGGGGCGCGTCGAGCGACGACGTGGGCGTCGCCGACTACCAGGTGCTGCGCGGCTCGACCGCGGTGGCGTCGGCGGCGTCCACCGCGGTGACCGTCGGCGGCCTGCTGCCGAGCACCGCCTACGCGTTCACCGTGCGGGCGCGTGACGCGGCGGGCAACGTCTCCGGCGCGAGCGCCGAGGTCGCCGTCACCACCGGCGCGGGCGGGTCCGCGGTGGACGTCGCCACGGCGGCGCAGCTCCAGGCGGCGCTGGCCGCCGCCGTGCCGGGGCAGGCGATCCGGATGGCCGCCGGCGTGTACCGGGGTGCGTTCGTGATCACCCGGCCGGGCACGGCCGCCGCTCCCGTCACGCTCACCGGCCCGGCGGACGCGGTGCTGGTCAACGACGGCCCGTCGGGGTCCGCGCCGAGCTGCCCGACGCCGACGCCGGGCTGGGATCCCGGGTACGGGCTGTGGCTGCACGACGCGCCGCACTGGAACCTGGTCGGGTTCACCGTGCGGGAGTCGAAGAAGGGCATCGTCGTCGACAACTCGCACCACACCGTGATCGACCACGTGCAGGTGCACCACGTGGACGAGGAGGCCGTGCACTTCCGGCGGTCGTCGGCGGACGGCGTGCTGCGCGATTCCGCGATCAGCCACACGGGACTGGCGCAGCCCGGCTACGGCGAGGCCGTCTACCTCGGGTCGGCCAATTCGAACTGGGCCTGCCACGGCAATTCCGGCGGCGTGGATCGCAGCGACCGGGTGCAGGTGCTGGTCAATCGCATCGGGCCGGGTGTCGCGGCCGAGCACGTGGACGTCAAGGAAGGCACGTTCGACGGGGTGATCCGGGGCAACACGTTCGACGGGACGGGGATCTCGGGCCAGAACTCGGCCGACTCGTGGGTCGACGTGAAGGGCGTCGGCTACACGATCGAGGGCAACACCGGCACGTTCGCCGCGCCGGGCGCGTTCGCCAACGGCTACGAGACGCACAACCCGGCGACCACGCCGTCGTTCCCCAACGGGTGCGGCACCGTGTGGCGGGACAACCGCTCCGACCTCGGCGGCGTCGGCCAGTACGCGATCCGGATCACCTCGACGTCGAAGTGCGCCGGCACGCCGAACGTGGTGCACGCGTCGAACACCGCGACGGGGGCGGTGAACGGCCTCACGAACATCCCGGTGACCCCGTGA
- a CDS encoding M28 family metallopeptidase, with product MSLRRTTPLASALVLAAALSSPSAATAAPVSGLAVPDIPVANVQAHLNDLQAIATNNGGNRAHGRPGYLASVNHVKAKLDAAGYQTSVQQFTSSGATGYNLIADWPGGNPDDVLMLGGHLDSVSAGPGINDNGTGSAGLLEVALTVAREGLAPTKHLRFGWWGAEELGLVGSTYYVNNLPTTERSRIKAYLNFDMIGSPNPGYFVYSASGQPTGSLLLQQTLQAAFSVPTELTSVGGRSDHAAFARAGIPVGGTFTGAEVTKTAAQAQKWGGTAGVAFDRCYHRSCDTIGNVDVTALDRNSDAIAYTLWTLAGSGGNPPGPRFENPADVTIPDLTTVESPITVSGVAGNAPLALAVGVDITHTYRGDLVIDLVAPDGSAYRVKTSSNDSANDLVTTYTVNASAEVANGTWKLRVQDVASADTGRLNGWSLQF from the coding sequence GTGTCCCTGAGAAGGACGACCCCGTTGGCGAGCGCGCTGGTGCTCGCCGCCGCCCTGTCGAGCCCGTCCGCCGCCACCGCGGCCCCGGTGAGCGGGCTGGCCGTGCCGGACATCCCGGTGGCCAACGTCCAAGCGCATCTGAACGACCTGCAGGCCATCGCCACCAACAACGGCGGCAACCGGGCGCACGGCAGGCCCGGCTACCTGGCGTCGGTCAACCACGTCAAGGCGAAGCTCGACGCCGCCGGGTACCAGACGTCCGTGCAGCAGTTCACCAGCAGCGGCGCGACCGGGTACAACCTGATCGCGGACTGGCCGGGCGGCAACCCGGACGACGTGCTGATGCTCGGCGGCCACCTGGACAGCGTGAGCGCCGGTCCGGGCATCAACGACAACGGCACCGGCTCGGCGGGCCTGCTCGAGGTCGCCCTGACCGTGGCCCGGGAAGGCCTCGCGCCGACCAAGCACCTCCGGTTCGGCTGGTGGGGCGCGGAGGAGCTGGGCCTGGTCGGCTCCACGTACTACGTGAACAACCTGCCGACGACCGAGCGGTCGAGGATCAAGGCGTACCTGAACTTCGACATGATCGGCTCGCCGAACCCCGGCTACTTCGTCTACAGCGCCTCCGGCCAGCCGACCGGGTCGTTGCTGCTGCAGCAGACGCTGCAGGCGGCGTTCAGCGTGCCGACCGAGCTGACGTCGGTCGGCGGCCGGTCCGACCACGCGGCGTTCGCCAGGGCGGGCATCCCGGTCGGCGGCACGTTCACCGGCGCCGAGGTCACCAAGACCGCCGCGCAGGCCCAGAAGTGGGGCGGCACGGCGGGCGTCGCCTTCGACCGCTGCTACCACCGCTCGTGCGACACGATCGGCAACGTCGACGTGACCGCGCTGGACCGCAACAGCGACGCCATCGCCTACACCCTGTGGACGCTGGCCGGTTCCGGCGGCAACCCGCCCGGACCGCGGTTCGAGAACCCCGCGGACGTGACCATCCCCGACCTGACCACGGTCGAGAGCCCGATCACCGTGTCCGGGGTCGCGGGCAACGCGCCGTTGGCGCTGGCGGTGGGCGTGGACATCACCCACACCTACCGGGGCGACCTGGTGATCGACCTCGTCGCGCCGGACGGCTCGGCGTACCGGGTGAAGACGTCGAGCAACGACAGCGCGAACGACCTCGTGACGACGTACACGGTGAACGCGTCCGCCGAGGTCGCCAACGGCACGTGGAAGCTGCGCGTGCAGGACGTCGCGTCCGCCGACACCGGCCGGCTCAACGGCTGGTCCCTGCAGTTCTAG
- a CDS encoding PadR family transcriptional regulator codes for MALEHAILVSLDERSGSGYELAQRFEKSIGFFWAATHQQIYRTLKRMVELGWVSCAEVAQEGRPDKKVYEVADAGRAELARWLASPGEPETIRHELSVKVRGASAGDATALVGEVARHRDLHAERLDVYLAIEKKDFPDPSALSGRRLHQYLVLRGGVRAERALVEWCDEVLAAMREDDRR; via the coding sequence ATGGCGTTGGAACACGCGATCCTCGTGTCGCTGGACGAGCGCTCGGGCTCGGGCTACGAGCTGGCCCAGCGGTTCGAGAAGTCCATCGGCTTCTTCTGGGCCGCCACCCACCAGCAGATCTACCGCACGCTCAAGCGCATGGTGGAGCTGGGCTGGGTGTCGTGCGCCGAGGTCGCCCAGGAAGGCCGCCCGGACAAGAAGGTGTACGAGGTCGCCGACGCCGGCCGCGCGGAGCTCGCCCGCTGGCTGGCCTCGCCCGGCGAGCCGGAGACGATCCGGCACGAGCTGTCGGTCAAGGTCCGCGGCGCGTCGGCGGGCGACGCGACGGCGTTGGTCGGCGAGGTCGCCCGGCACCGCGACCTGCACGCCGAGCGCCTCGACGTCTACCTCGCCATCGAGAAGAAGGACTTCCCGGACCCGTCGGCCCTGTCCGGTCGGCGGCTGCACCAGTACCTGGTCCTGCGCGGCGGTGTCCGGGCCGAGCGGGCGCTGGTCGAGTGGTGCGACGAGGTGCTGGCCGCGATGCGAGAGGACGACCGGCGATGA
- a CDS encoding DUF1540 domain-containing protein, producing MTTTEMPAVNSCTVTGCSYNHDGCHAFAITVNGANGAADCGTFIPLARKGGLSKVVAQVGACSRTDCVHNSDLECTASGVRVGPGQGDHAANCLTYTRATGAASPTVS from the coding sequence ATGACCACCACGGAAATGCCGGCCGTCAACTCGTGCACCGTCACGGGTTGTTCCTACAACCACGACGGTTGTCACGCTTTCGCGATCACCGTGAACGGTGCCAACGGCGCGGCCGACTGCGGAACGTTCATCCCCCTCGCCCGGAAGGGCGGCCTGTCGAAGGTCGTCGCGCAGGTGGGCGCCTGCTCGCGCACCGACTGCGTCCACAACTCCGACCTGGAGTGCACCGCGTCCGGTGTGCGGGTCGGCCCCGGTCAGGGCGACCACGCCGCCAACTGCCTCACCTACACCAGGGCGACGGGCGCGGCGAGCCCGACGGTGTCCTGA
- a CDS encoding sigma-70 family RNA polymerase sigma factor has translation MRDDLADRFEAHRGHLRAVAHRMLGSLPEAEDAVQETWLRLGRVDADGIDDLAAWLRTVVSRVCLDVLRHRRSRREDVVDRVPDRPADDDPETEAVLADSVGRALLVVLDALAPAERVAFVLHDTFAVPFERIAPIVGRSPATTKKLASRARHKVRAATGLPGAEPTRHRHVVEAFLTAARAGDFDALLAVLDPDVVRRADPGALPPGAATEVRGAHAVAAETVLLAANARHAEPALVDGRVGIVVAPAGRLRLVLTVTVRDDRIAAYDVIADPSRLRQLAIVRPPDFYRDLNQVR, from the coding sequence ATGCGCGACGACTTGGCGGACCGATTCGAGGCGCACCGCGGCCACCTGCGCGCGGTCGCCCACCGGATGCTGGGCTCCCTGCCCGAGGCCGAGGACGCCGTCCAGGAGACCTGGCTGCGGCTGGGCCGGGTCGACGCCGACGGGATCGACGACCTCGCCGCCTGGCTGCGGACCGTCGTCTCCCGCGTCTGCCTGGACGTGCTCCGCCACCGCCGCTCCCGCCGCGAGGACGTCGTCGACCGGGTGCCCGACCGGCCCGCCGACGACGACCCCGAGACCGAGGCGGTGCTGGCCGACTCGGTCGGACGGGCGCTGCTCGTCGTCCTCGACGCGCTCGCACCCGCCGAACGCGTCGCGTTCGTCCTGCACGACACCTTCGCCGTGCCGTTCGAGCGGATCGCGCCGATCGTCGGCCGCAGCCCGGCCACCACCAAGAAGCTCGCCAGCCGCGCCCGGCACAAGGTCCGCGCCGCCACCGGCCTCCCCGGCGCCGAGCCCACCCGCCACCGCCACGTCGTGGAGGCGTTCCTCACCGCCGCGCGCGCCGGCGACTTCGACGCGCTGCTCGCCGTGCTCGACCCCGACGTCGTCCGCCGCGCCGACCCCGGCGCCCTGCCACCCGGCGCGGCGACCGAGGTCCGCGGCGCGCACGCGGTCGCCGCCGAGACCGTCCTGCTGGCCGCCAACGCGCGCCACGCCGAACCGGCCCTGGTGGACGGACGCGTCGGCATCGTCGTCGCACCGGCCGGCCGGCTCCGGCTCGTGCTCACCGTCACCGTCCGGGACGACCGGATCGCCGCCTACGACGTCATCGCCGACCCCTCCCGCCTGCGACAACTCGCGATCGTCAGACCACCCGACTTTTATCGTGACTTGAATCAAGTGCGCTAG
- a CDS encoding 3-deoxy-7-phosphoheptulonate synthase translates to MTTEPVPRSHTGVLSEWETARWKSLPAAQQPSWSDRRARSFRARLATSAGLVTPAEVAALRAELAGVAAGRRLVVQAGDCAEPFAECGPRHVTPKASLIDRLARALGGDGRPALRVGRMAGQFAKPRSRPTEVVDGVELPVYRGDLVNAPQADGWARRADPARLVAGYHAARTATELLRRHHPSTWTSHEALVLDYELPLVRRDEEGVPLLTSTHWPWIGDRTRDVDGAHVRLLASVANPVACKVGPGLRRDGLLALCERLDPEREPGRLTLIARMGADAVSELLPPLVAAVRAAGHPVIWLCDPLHGNTVTGPGGRKTRLVDTVVREVAAFRAVAHAAGGVAGGLHLETTPEQVAECGWDDFPTGSYESLCDPRLNPGQALAVVAAWRSVRL, encoded by the coding sequence GTGACCACCGAGCCAGTTCCGCGCAGCCACACCGGGGTGTTGTCCGAATGGGAGACGGCGCGCTGGAAATCGCTGCCCGCCGCCCAGCAGCCGTCGTGGTCGGACCGCCGCGCGCGGTCGTTCCGGGCGCGGCTGGCCACCTCGGCCGGGCTGGTGACGCCCGCCGAGGTGGCGGCGCTGCGCGCGGAGCTGGCCGGGGTGGCGGCCGGTCGGCGGCTCGTCGTGCAGGCCGGTGACTGCGCGGAGCCGTTCGCCGAGTGCGGTCCGCGCCACGTGACGCCCAAGGCGTCGCTGATCGACCGACTGGCCAGGGCCCTCGGCGGCGACGGGCGGCCCGCGCTGCGGGTCGGCCGGATGGCCGGGCAGTTCGCCAAGCCGCGGTCGCGGCCGACCGAGGTGGTCGACGGGGTGGAGCTGCCGGTGTACCGGGGCGACCTGGTCAACGCGCCGCAGGCGGACGGGTGGGCCCGGCGGGCGGACCCGGCCCGGCTCGTCGCCGGCTACCACGCGGCGCGGACGGCGACGGAGCTGCTGCGGCGCCACCACCCGTCGACGTGGACCAGCCACGAGGCGCTGGTGCTCGACTACGAGCTGCCGCTGGTGCGCCGGGACGAGGAGGGCGTCCCGCTGCTCACCTCGACGCACTGGCCGTGGATCGGCGACCGCACCCGGGACGTCGACGGCGCGCACGTGCGGCTGCTGGCGTCGGTGGCGAACCCGGTGGCCTGCAAGGTCGGTCCCGGGCTGCGGCGCGACGGGCTGCTGGCGCTGTGCGAGCGGCTGGACCCGGAGCGCGAGCCGGGGCGGTTGACGCTGATCGCCCGCATGGGCGCGGACGCGGTGTCCGAGCTGCTGCCGCCGCTGGTGGCCGCGGTCCGCGCGGCCGGCCACCCGGTGATCTGGCTGTGCGACCCGTTGCACGGCAACACGGTCACCGGTCCCGGCGGCCGCAAGACACGACTGGTCGACACGGTCGTCCGCGAGGTCGCCGCGTTCCGGGCGGTCGCGCACGCCGCCGGCGGGGTGGCCGGCGGACTGCACCTGGAGACCACGCCGGAGCAGGTCGCGGAGTGCGGTTGGGACGACTTCCCGACCGGCTCGTACGAGAGCCTCTGCGACCCCCGGCTCAATCCCGGACAGGCGCTCGCCGTGGTCGCGGCGTGGCGTTCGGTCCGACTCTGA
- a CDS encoding DNA polymerase domain-containing protein, translated as MGEERDGVALTNLDQPLFDGADATKGDLVDYLDAVRDRIIPALAGRPLSVVRVRPGQEPFTQKNLPKYTPSWMRTVTLWAETSKREIRYALCEDRRTLLWFANQRAVEYHVTLAPAGAFERPDYLVLDLDPPEGAGFDVVVAAAGLVRRALAEDGLSGLVKTSGSKGVHVFVPVTGVDHDVAAATRALAARAERLDPELATTAFIKDDRGGRVFLDSTRAYGSTVAAAYSPRIRPGATVSFPVDWDDLGSVTPADFTVKTAPALLGDGDPWHSRMPAPQQLPDDLVAEGHTIPVARVQAMHEGKRRARAQRAQQ; from the coding sequence ATGGGTGAAGAGCGGGACGGCGTGGCGCTGACCAACCTCGACCAGCCGTTGTTCGACGGCGCCGACGCGACCAAGGGCGACCTCGTCGACTACCTCGACGCGGTGCGCGACCGGATCATCCCGGCCCTGGCCGGGCGACCGCTGTCGGTGGTGCGGGTGCGACCGGGCCAGGAGCCGTTCACCCAGAAGAACCTGCCGAAGTACACGCCGTCGTGGATGCGGACCGTGACGCTGTGGGCGGAGACGTCCAAGCGGGAGATCCGGTACGCGCTGTGCGAGGACCGGCGCACGCTGCTGTGGTTCGCCAACCAGCGCGCGGTGGAGTACCACGTCACGCTGGCGCCAGCCGGCGCGTTCGAGCGGCCCGACTACCTGGTGCTCGACCTCGACCCGCCGGAGGGGGCGGGCTTCGACGTGGTCGTGGCGGCGGCCGGACTCGTGCGGCGGGCGCTGGCCGAGGACGGGCTGTCCGGCCTGGTGAAGACCAGCGGGTCCAAGGGCGTGCACGTGTTCGTGCCCGTGACGGGCGTCGACCACGACGTGGCCGCCGCGACCCGGGCGTTGGCGGCGCGGGCCGAGCGGCTGGACCCGGAGCTGGCGACCACCGCGTTCATCAAGGACGACCGGGGCGGGCGCGTGTTCCTCGACTCGACGCGGGCCTACGGCTCGACCGTGGCCGCCGCGTACAGCCCCCGGATCCGGCCGGGAGCCACCGTGTCCTTCCCCGTGGACTGGGACGACCTCGGCTCCGTGACGCCCGCCGACTTCACCGTGAAGACCGCGCCCGCGCTGCTCGGCGACGGCGACCCGTGGCACTCGCGGATGCCCGCGCCGCAGCAGCTCCCGGACGACCTCGTCGCCGAAGGCCACACCATCCCGGTGGCCCGCGTCCAGGCGATGCACGAGGGCAAGCGGCGAGCTCGCGCTCAACGCGCCCAGCAGTAG
- a CDS encoding DoxX family protein, whose amino-acid sequence MTEELTDVPKTDRARPARPTVLDAASRAVDGLLDRSVPLLRIALGVVFLWFGALKVAGASPVRDLVAGTVPFLPASWFVPAVGVVEVLAGTALILAVRVRLVAALTALHLLGTFLVLVVQPASAFRDGNPLLLDVTGEFVVKNLVLLAASLVVARHHRRRR is encoded by the coding sequence ATGACCGAGGAGCTGACCGATGTTCCGAAGACCGACCGCGCGCGGCCCGCGCGCCCGACGGTGCTCGACGCGGCGTCACGCGCGGTGGACGGGCTGCTCGACCGGAGCGTTCCGCTGCTGCGGATCGCCCTGGGCGTGGTGTTCCTGTGGTTCGGGGCGTTGAAGGTCGCGGGCGCGTCCCCGGTGCGCGACCTGGTCGCCGGCACCGTGCCGTTCCTGCCCGCGTCCTGGTTCGTGCCGGCCGTCGGCGTGGTCGAGGTGCTGGCCGGGACCGCGCTGATCCTGGCGGTCCGGGTGCGGCTGGTCGCGGCGCTGACGGCGCTGCACCTGCTCGGCACGTTCCTGGTGCTGGTGGTGCAGCCCGCGTCGGCGTTCCGCGACGGCAACCCGCTGCTGCTCGACGTCACCGGTGAGTTCGTGGTGAAGAACCTGGTGCTGCTGGCCGCCTCGCTCGTGGTCGCACGGCACCACCGCCGACGGCGCTGA